Genomic window (Longimicrobiales bacterium):
TCCATGAGGAACGCGCGGTTCCGGTCGCCGCGGATCTGAGCGATCGTCGCATCGTCCGGTGCGGTACCGGTAGTGCGGCGCGCGACGTCGTCGAAGTTGGTAAAATCCGGCTCCACAGCCGCCAGGTCCTCGGCGCCGCCCGCATCGCGTATGAGGGCCGCGGTGCGCTCGATGAAGCGCGCACGCAGATCGCTGCCGGCCGCGTCGACGACGCTCGCGTCCTGCAATGCGCGCATGCGGTTCGAATCGGGACCGAACCAGCGGAGGACATGAGGGAGGACGGCAGTCATCGCATCATGCATCGCGGCGTGTGCCTCGGGACCGGCGCCGGCAATACGACGCAGCCACGCCGCGCCGTGTGCCGCGTGGAATGCCTCCTCTTCGATGAGCTTCTGCACGCGCTGACGCAGCGGCAGATATGATGACTCGCTCAGCGCTTCCAGCTGGAGCGTGAGCGCCGCGTCCACGAACGTGTTGACGGCCACCAGTGCCGGCCAGGATGCGGGCTCCGCGTCCAGTGCCTCGAAGCTGCGGTACTCGTCCGCACTGCGGCCGTGCTCGAGACGGTCCACATCCTCGTCGAAGTCCTTGAGCAGTGCGTACAGCAGCCGGGCGTGCCCCCATTCGTCCTGCGCCATGGATGCGCACGCGATGCCCGCTTCCAGCTCCGGCGCGCCCAGCATCCAGTTGCCGTAGCGCATGCCGAGCATACGCTTCGAGTCGGCAAGTACCAGAATCAGATCGCGTACCGCGTCGCGCACCGGCTCCGCCAGGTCGGCGGCCCGTGTCGTTTCGTTCAGTGCCGTGCTCATGCGTTCGACCGCTCCGGCGGCGTTCCCGCACGCCGCTCCGCCGCCGCGGCGCGGTCGCCCGCATCGGCATCCAGACGGTTGAACACCTCGAGAAACCGCTCACGCGGCACGATGTACATATCGAACCACTTCTCTTCGTCGTACGTGTTGAACGCGTAGACCTTTGCAAGCTCGTCGTCCGGCGCGTTCAGGTTGCCAATGTGACGGAGCGCCTCACCGCGTGTCTTGCGTGCGAATATCTCGTAGATCATGCTCACCCTATGCCGCCACTCCGAAGCTCTTCAGCAATGCACGTCCATGTGCCGTCATGCGGCTGGTGTTCCACGGCGGATCCCAGACATCGTGCACGCTGACCTGTTTGACATCCTCCTCACGCAGCAGTCGTTCGCGGATGTCCTCGATGATGAATTCCATGCACGGACACGCGCTCGCCGTGAACGTCACATCGACGTCGACGGCTCCATGGTCGCGACGGACGTCGCAGATGAGCCCGAGATCGACCAGACTGATCGGCAGCTCCGGATCGGCAACCTCGCAGAGCGCCTGCCACAACGCATCCGTCGCAGGATCATCCGACCGGTACCGCTCGTCACGCGGCGAGTCGCCCGCCTGCAGCTTGTGCGCGGTCCGGGAGGACGCGTCGAGGACGGCCTGATTGCGGTGCTTCTTCACGCGGCCTGTCCCATGAGGCGGTTGAGCGGGCCGTGGCTCCGGCGCACGCTCTCCACGTAGCGCTCGTTCATCGGACCGCGCTTCTTCCAGCGCGCGAACACCTGGTCCCAGGAGATCTCACCGCCCGCGAAGTCCCAGTGCTTCGCTTCGGCGTCGTACTCGCACGGGAACGGATAGTCGAGCACGTACTCACCGTTCTTTTCGTCGAAATGCGCGGGGACGTTCAACCCGAGGGTCTCGCAGAGTGGTACGGTGGCGGACATCCAGGTCTGACGCAGCTCGTCGTTCGTCATGCCCTTCAGCCGGTAATCGAGCTGGCCGCTGTGGCGCTTCATGGCGTCAGGCAGGCCGAACCACTCGATGGTCATGGGGAACATCCAGTCCACGGCGCGCTGCAGCTTCTGCCGGGCCTCGCCGCCCGCGCCGGCCAGACGCTTCATCCAGACCTCGCCATGGCGCAGGTGGAACGTCTCCTCGAGATCCACCTTCACGAGCGCCCGCTTGAGCGGGCCATAGGAGGTGTTGCGGAAGACGTCGCTGAGCAGCGTGATGCCCGCACGGTCGAAGAAACCGTTGGCCGTGACCAGCTCGGCCCACGATTCGAGCGGCTGATCGAAGCCGTAGGGGTGTTTGAATTCGTGCGGCTCGCGGCCGTAGACAAGCTGCTCCTTGTCCATCCCCATGTCCTCGAGGATGCGGTACGCGATGTTCGCGTGGGCCAGCTCGTCCTGAATGATGGCGACGGCGGACACCATCGTATTCGTCGAGGGTGCGTCCTGCGCGGCCATCCAGTACGCCGGTGCACTCATGAGCTCCGTATCCGCCTGCACCAGGAGCTGAACGATGAGCGCCTTGCGGTAGCCCTCCGTCATCTCGTCCGGTGACTCCAGGATGTAACCCTCCTGCACCTTGCGCTTGATCTCGTCCTCGGTGAAACGGCTCATTTCGCGGCTCCTTCGCGGGCGTGGACGGCCCGGTGATGTCACTGGCAGATCCGTAAGGTGGCCGGAGGGCCCGCAATGCGTCAAGGACCTGTCTGGTACAGGGATTGCCCTGTTCACACGTAGCAATGGGGTGTGCGGGCGGGCGGGATCTGATGGCTTGGGGACTTCTGAGGGGATAGATCATGGATGAACACAAAGGTGCACCGGGGGGCCCGGATCAGCCGCGCCCCGGCCGACCCGCCGCCACTCCCGGCGAGATGGTGAGTGCGCCGCCGACAGAGCAGAGGAAACGGGTACGCCGTCCGGTGCTGCGGCGCGTGCTGATCGGTGCGGGCGCCCTTGTGCTGCTCATGCTGGTAGTGACGGCGGTGCTGTGGCACCGGTGCGGCGTCGCCGGGTGTCCGGACGTGGACATGCTGCGGGGCTACATGCCCGATCAGGCGTCGGTCGTCGTCGATCGGGAGGGGGCGGAGATCGCGAAACTGTTCGTGACGCGGCGCGTCGTCGTTCCCGTCGACTCGATGCCCGAGCATCTGCTGAACGCGTTCGTCGCCATCGAGGACCGCAGGTTCTGGGACCATGGCGGTGTGGACTGGCGGCGTGTGATCGGGGCGCTCGCGTCGAACGTGAAGGCGGGCGGCATTGAGGAGGGCTCGAGCACGATCACAATGCAGCTGGCGCGCAACGTCTTTCCGGAGCAGCTGCCGGCGAATCAGCGCACGATCACGCGGAAGCTGGGCGAGGCGCGCGTGGCGCGGGAGATCGAGGATCGCTACAGCAAGCGCGAGATCATGGAGCTGTACCTGAACCAGATCTATTTCGGCGAGGGTGCGTACGGTATCGAGGCTGCGGCGGAGGAATATTTCGACAAGGGCGCATCGCAGCTGAGCCTGGCCGAGTCGGCGATCCTGGCGGCGCTGCCGCGTGCGCCCTCGCGGCTGAATCCGCGTGCGGACAAGGAGGCGGCGCTGGAGGGTCGCGCCCTGGTGCTGCGGCGCATGGCGGAGCAGGGTCTGATCACCCAGGAGGAGTTCGACGAGGCGTCGGAGGCGGAGCTGGTGCTGCGCGAGGGACGAGTGGATGCCGAGGAGGACGCGCCGTATTTCGTCGAGGCTGTGCGGCGCCAGCTGGAGGACGCGCTCGGTACTGCGATCTACACACAGGGCTACACGATACACACGACGCTCGACCTCGACATTCAGCGTGCGGCGGAAGAAGAGCTGGAACAGGCGCTGCGCGGCATCGAGTCGGGTCGCTACGGCGGATTCCCGCACAGCTCGTACGCGACGGTCCACGCGGATACGACCCGCGATCGCAGGGAAGGCACGCAGTACCTGCAGGGGGCACTGGTCGTGATGGAGGCGCAGACCGGCGACATCCTCGCGCTGATCGGCGGCCGGGACTTCGACGACTCGCAGTTCAACCGCGCGACGCAGGCCAAGCGACAGCCGGGAAGCGCATTCAAGCCCTTCGTCTACACGGCCGCGCTGAGCGCCGGGTATCCCGCATCGCATCGACTTCTCGACCGCCCGCTGCGGTACGTTCTGGACAACAACCGCGTGTGGGAGCCGCGCAATTACGACGGCACGTTCCGGGGTGCGGTTACCATGCGCCAGGCGCTCACGCAGTCGCGCAACGTGCCGACGGTGCGGCTGGCGAATGAGGTCGGCCTCAGCCGCGTGCTGGGCACGGCTGAGCAGTTCGGCCTCGGCCGCATGCCGTCCAACCCTTCGGTCGTGCTGGGTACGGCCGAAGTGACACCGCTGGAGCTCACGGCGGCGTATGGCGCGTTTGCCACGCTCGGGTCGCGTCCGGACCCTCGCTTCGTGACGCAGGTCACGGATGCCAACGGCAGCGTGGTGTGGTCGCAGCAGCCGAGTGCCCGTCGCGTCATCGATCCCGGAGTGGCGTTCATTGCCACAACCATGATGCAGGACGTCGTGAACCGCGGGACCGGCACCGGTGTGCGCGGCGCGGGGTTCAGCGGTGCTGCTGCGGGCAAGACAGGTACGACGCAGGACGCCGCGGACGTGTGGTTCGTCGGGTATACGCCGCAGCTGGTAGGCACCGTCTGGATCGGGTTCGACAAGCGGCAGCGGATCCTGCGCGGCGCGACGGGCGGCGAGATTGCGGCACCGATCTGGGGACGCATCATGCGGCGCGTCGATGCCGGCGGCGGCGGGTGGACCGCGCCGGCCGGCGTCGAGGAGCGCACCGTCGATGAGATGGGCAGCGTCGTGTCGGCGGGGTGCATGCCGCAGGGCGCTACCTACACGGAGTATTTCCTGAGCGGCACGTCCGCGAGCGGCAACTGCTACCCCGACGCCTACGCGTACGGCGACACATTCGGCTACCTGGACGAGGCCTGGCGCTTCGACTCCGCGGGCATCGACACGTCCGACGGCTGGTGGGAGCGGCTGCGTCAGCGCGTACTCGGCGATGATGATGGTGTGCGCCGGGCTGGCGAGCCTGACAGTCTGGGAGTGCGCGGGGATACCGCGGCATTGAGGAGAGCCGGCCGCGATACGACGGGACAGCGGGCCGATACTGCGCGCGCGGATACTGCCCGGCCGCGGCCGCTTGGTGACCCGGTACGTCGGGACACCACGTCGCGGCCACCGCCCGATACCACTCGTTCCGGCGGCGCTGCGACAGACCCGCCACTGGAGCGATAACGACAATCATGCAGGGCCGCCTTCCGGGGCGGCCCTTTTTGTCGTTCAGAGTTGACAGCGGTGTTCGCGCAAGCCAGTCTGCCGCGGCTGCCGCGCGTGAGCGGCGTATCAACGGGCTCCGGCCCGATCGAATGTGGAGACAGGAACGAGAATGCGAATGCTGGTAATGGGCGCGGGGCTGCAGGGCTCCGCGTGTGCATATGACCTGTTGCAGAACCCGGAAGTGGAGCAGGTCACTGTAGCCGATATGCGGATCGACTCCCTGCCGCCCTTCCTCGAGCGCTACCGCAAGGATGAGAGACTGCGGCTCGTGCGCGTGGACGCCCGCAACGAGGAGGAAGTCCGCGGCGTGATGGCAGGAGCGACGGCGTGCATGAATGCACTGCCATACTATTTCAATCTCGACATCACCCGCATCGCCGTCGAAGCGGGCGTGCACTACTGCGACCTCGGCGGGAACACCGCGATCGTCTTCGACCAGATGAAGCTGGACGACGACGCGAAGCAGAAGAACATCAGCGTCATTCCCGACTGCGGCCTCGCACCCGGCATGGTCAACATCCTGGCCGCCGCCGGAATCGCGGAGCTGGATGAGCCGGAGACCGTCCGTATCCGCGTCGGCGGCCTGCCGCAGGATCCGCAGCCGCCGCTCAACTACCAGATCGTATACTCGCTGCACGGCGTGCTCGATTACTACACCACCGATTCCTGGGTGCTGCGTGATGGCGAGCCCCTGGAGGTGGATGCCCTCAGCGAGGTCGAGCCGGTCGAGTTCCCCGCGCCCGTGGGCACCCTCGAGGCGTTCCACACGGCAGGCGGGCTCTCCACGATGCCGTGGACCTACAAGGACCGGCTGCGCAACATGGAATACAAGACGCTGCGCTACCCGGGTCACGCCGATGCCGTGCGCGTCATCCGTGACCTGGGACTGCTCAGCCTCGACCCCGTCGAGGTGTCCGGCGGCAGCGTCGTGCCGCGCGACGTGTTCATTGCCTGCGCCGAGCCGCGTCTGCGCAGGCCCGAAGCACGCGATCTCGTCGCGCTCCGCGTCGAAGCCGAAGGGAAGAAGGACGGCAGGCCGCGTCGCATCGTCTTCGACCTCATCGACTATCATGATGAGAAGACCGGCATCACGGCCATGGAGCGCACCACCGGCTTCTCCCTCTCCATCACAGGCCAGATGCAGGCTCGCGGTCAGGTCAAGCCAGGCGTCCTTACCCCCGACCTCGCCGTACCCGCTCAGGCCTATATCGACGAGCTGAAAAACAGGAACATCGATATCCGGCGACACGAGGCCTGAGCCCGACACCGCGGGACGGCACCAGCTTTCGCCGGGCCGCGGGTCCCAGCTCACCATCCTCCAGCCGCCGCCGCCGCCGCCCAGCCGCGCCGCCAGCCTGGGCGTCGGCTGGCGTGCCGGGCGGGCAATGGCCCCGTCGCGACGTGGATCTTACCGTTCCCTCCACCGTACCATATGGACGCCCCACCCTCACCCCGGAACAGCGGCACAGGAGCCGTATCATGAAGCACCTCGTCACGGCCGTCGCACTCGCAGTCACGCTGCCCGCTGCCGCCGACGCGCAGCGCGATGTCACGCGCCGCTCCTACACCTTTCTCGAGGACCGGCTCGTCATTGAGGTTCTCGCGGAGGCCCCGGGCGAGCTTCAGGTCGTGCGCGGGCAGCGCGGCCTCGTCGAGGTCGCGGCCCGATCGCGCGACGGCTTCGCCGGCTTCGGCCTCGGCGGCGATTACACACGGCTGCTCCGCCTCACCGCCGTCGGATCCGACGCCGTTCAGTACCTCGTCGTCGTTCCCGAGCACGTGGCCGTCAGCGTGGTCCTGCCGCGCGGCGGCACAGCGCACGTCCCCGACCGTGATGGCCTGGCCAGCTACCGCTGGGGCGAGGACGCCACGCGCCACGGTGAGACCCGCTCAGGCGACGCCGCTGACGCGCGTGTCATGGATATCGAGCCGATCATGCCCACGACCTCCGCCGGACTGTACGTCGTCCATTCCGGCAGGGGGCGCGTGCCTTCTCTCGTCGACGTTCCCGAGCTCGCCAGCGTGCGGTCCATGTCCGTCCGCGTGGAGGGCGACGACTTCCGTGTCGCCGCTACCCGCCCCCTCGCCCTCACCCCGGGCGACGCAGGGCACATGGTCATCCGCGTCGACGGCGAGCCGCTCGACCTCGTGCTCTTCGTACCGCGCGGCAGCTCCGGCTTCGAGCTGAGGTCGGGGTCGCGGCGCATTGCGGACGTCGCGTTCGGACGGCCGCGTTCGTATTGCGGCAACACGGTCGTCCAGCAGCCGACCCCGCACCAGGACTGGCTGACCGTGTTCCCGAGCGACGGGTCGGTGAGCTGCCGCTGACCCGTCGGATACGGGTCTCCAAGTCTTGCATAACCCGTTGGTATTAGTTAACTTATAGAGTATCCAACGAGCATTGAAAAGCAGGAAAATCGCGGGCGACGCAGCTCTTGAGAATGAACCTCAAATCCCTTAGATTACAGGTCGTGCGAAACGGTGCGGGACGGGGCGTCGGCCCGGGCACGTCGCGCGATCGGTGTACAAAAGGAGACGGGGCGCCCACGGCTCAGGCCGCGAGCACCCGTTTTTCTCTTTCGGAAAGGAGCACCCTTGGCGACTGCGGTGAAGAAGCTGACCGACATGAGTGATAACGCGCTGGTCGCTGCGCACCTGGAAGGACATCCGGGCGCATTTGCGGAGCTGTATGATCGATATCACGACCGCCTGGTGCATTTCATAGCGCGCAAGACGGGTGACCGCGACCGTGCGGAGGACCTGGTGCAGGAGGCGTTCATTCGTGTGACGCGACATCTGCATCGATTTGACGCGAACAAGAAGTTCTCGACGTGGATCTACACGATCTGCTCGAACCTGTCGAAGAACGAGCTGCGCAACCGGTCGCGGAGTCCGCTGGTGTTGTTCCAGAAGCTGACGACGCACTGGGACCCGGATCACAGGCCGTTGCAGTTCGAGGATGCGGGAGCGCGACCGGACGACCAGTATCGGAAGCGTTATCTGGAGGAGATCGTGGAGCAGACGGTGGAGGAGCTGCCGGCGCATCATCAGCTGGTATTTCGCCTGCGCGAGCTGGAGGGCAAGAGCTACGAGGAGATCGCGGAGATCACGGGTGTGAATCTGGGCACGGTGAAGAGCCGGCTGCATCGGGCGCGCACGAGCTTCGCGGAGCGGATCGAGCCGCTGCTCAACTAGACCGTCCGCGAGTGTGCTGTGAGGGGGCCGTCCTGCGTGTGCGGGGCGGCCCTTTTGCGCGCCGTTGAGCCGGGGGGGCCTTTACTGCCCGGCGGCGGCGCGGCCGACGGCGAGTGCGAAGCTCGCGTAGCGTTCGAGGCCGGAGAACGGGAAGTGGGGGTGCCAGTGGTCGCCGGCCTGGTGGTAACGGTCCCAGCGCTGGCGCAGCGCATCGCGTTGTTCGGGAGAGGTGTTCTCCCACTGATCGCCCGGGATGATGAAGATGGCGGGTACGCCGCGCTGGAGGAACGGCCAGTAGTCGGAGTTGGGGGACGCGGCGGAGAGCGCGGCAGACCAGCCGTTCCGTGCAGCGATATCGGCGGCGAGCGCTCCGAGCGGGAGGTCGGCGCCGCCGGCGATGCGCCAGTTCATCGGCGGCGCGGGCGGCGCGCCGGCGTCGAGGTTGATGAGGGCGCGGATCCGCTCTAGCGGAATGGGGGGTGCAGCGGCCATGTATGCGGAGCCGAGCAGGCCGCGCTCCTCGCCTGTGAAGAACAGGAACGCAACGGAGCGTGCGGGCGGCGCATCGCGCATGGCTTCGGCGATCGCAAGGAGCATGGCGACGCCCGCGGCATTGTCGGAGAACCCGTTGTAGATGGAATCGCCCGCGGCGTCGGGTGTGCTGATCCCGAGGTGATCGTAGTGCGCCGTGTAGACGACGTATTCGTCGCGCAGCGCGGCGTCACTTCCGGGCAGGACGGCCGCGACGTTTGCAGCCGGCACGTCGCTGATATCGGCGCGGATGACGGCCGTGACTCTCCGGTCCAGATCGATGCCCGG
Coding sequences:
- a CDS encoding Phenylacetic acid catabolic protein — its product is MSTALNETTRAADLAEPVRDAVRDLILVLADSKRMLGMRYGNWMLGAPELEAGIACASMAQDEWGHARLLYALLKDFDEDVDRLEHGRSADEYRSFEALDAEPASWPALVAVNTFVDAALTLQLEALSESSYLPLRQRVQKLIEEEAFHAAHGAAWLRRIAGAGPEAHAAMHDAMTAVLPHVLRWFGPDSNRMRALQDASVVDAAGSDLRARFIERTAALIRDAGGAEDLAAVEPDFTNFDDVARRTTGTAPDDATIAQIRGDRNRAFLM
- a CDS encoding metal-sulfur cluster assembly factor, giving the protein MKKHRNQAVLDASSRTAHKLQAGDSPRDERYRSDDPATDALWQALCEVADPELPISLVDLGLICDVRRDHGAVDVDVTFTASACPCMEFIIEDIRERLLREEDVKQVSVHDVWDPPWNTSRMTAHGRALLKSFGVAA
- a CDS encoding Phenylacetic acid catabolic protein — encoded protein: MSRFTEDEIKRKVQEGYILESPDEMTEGYRKALIVQLLVQADTELMSAPAYWMAAQDAPSTNTMVSAVAIIQDELAHANIAYRILEDMGMDKEQLVYGREPHEFKHPYGFDQPLESWAELVTANGFFDRAGITLLSDVFRNTSYGPLKRALVKVDLEETFHLRHGEVWMKRLAGAGGEARQKLQRAVDWMFPMTIEWFGLPDAMKRHSGQLDYRLKGMTNDELRQTWMSATVPLCETLGLNVPAHFDEKNGEYVLDYPFPCEYDAEAKHWDFAGGEISWDQVFARWKKRGPMNERYVESVRRSHGPLNRLMGQAA
- a CDS encoding PBP1A family penicillin-binding protein, which produces MDEHKGAPGGPDQPRPGRPAATPGEMVSAPPTEQRKRVRRPVLRRVLIGAGALVLLMLVVTAVLWHRCGVAGCPDVDMLRGYMPDQASVVVDREGAEIAKLFVTRRVVVPVDSMPEHLLNAFVAIEDRRFWDHGGVDWRRVIGALASNVKAGGIEEGSSTITMQLARNVFPEQLPANQRTITRKLGEARVAREIEDRYSKREIMELYLNQIYFGEGAYGIEAAAEEYFDKGASQLSLAESAILAALPRAPSRLNPRADKEAALEGRALVLRRMAEQGLITQEEFDEASEAELVLREGRVDAEEDAPYFVEAVRRQLEDALGTAIYTQGYTIHTTLDLDIQRAAEEELEQALRGIESGRYGGFPHSSYATVHADTTRDRREGTQYLQGALVVMEAQTGDILALIGGRDFDDSQFNRATQAKRQPGSAFKPFVYTAALSAGYPASHRLLDRPLRYVLDNNRVWEPRNYDGTFRGAVTMRQALTQSRNVPTVRLANEVGLSRVLGTAEQFGLGRMPSNPSVVLGTAEVTPLELTAAYGAFATLGSRPDPRFVTQVTDANGSVVWSQQPSARRVIDPGVAFIATTMMQDVVNRGTGTGVRGAGFSGAAAGKTGTTQDAADVWFVGYTPQLVGTVWIGFDKRQRILRGATGGEIAAPIWGRIMRRVDAGGGGWTAPAGVEERTVDEMGSVVSAGCMPQGATYTEYFLSGTSASGNCYPDAYAYGDTFGYLDEAWRFDSAGIDTSDGWWERLRQRVLGDDDGVRRAGEPDSLGVRGDTAALRRAGRDTTGQRADTARADTARPRPLGDPVRRDTTSRPPPDTTRSGGAATDPPLER
- a CDS encoding saccharopine dehydrogenase C-terminal domain-containing protein, with product MRMLVMGAGLQGSACAYDLLQNPEVEQVTVADMRIDSLPPFLERYRKDERLRLVRVDARNEEEVRGVMAGATACMNALPYYFNLDITRIAVEAGVHYCDLGGNTAIVFDQMKLDDDAKQKNISVIPDCGLAPGMVNILAAAGIAELDEPETVRIRVGGLPQDPQPPLNYQIVYSLHGVLDYYTTDSWVLRDGEPLEVDALSEVEPVEFPAPVGTLEAFHTAGGLSTMPWTYKDRLRNMEYKTLRYPGHADAVRVIRDLGLLSLDPVEVSGGSVVPRDVFIACAEPRLRRPEARDLVALRVEAEGKKDGRPRRIVFDLIDYHDEKTGITAMERTTGFSLSITGQMQARGQVKPGVLTPDLAVPAQAYIDELKNRNIDIRRHEA
- a CDS encoding sigma-70 family RNA polymerase sigma factor; translated protein: MATAVKKLTDMSDNALVAAHLEGHPGAFAELYDRYHDRLVHFIARKTGDRDRAEDLVQEAFIRVTRHLHRFDANKKFSTWIYTICSNLSKNELRNRSRSPLVLFQKLTTHWDPDHRPLQFEDAGARPDDQYRKRYLEEIVEQTVEELPAHHQLVFRLRELEGKSYEEIAEITGVNLGTVKSRLHRARTSFAERIEPLLN